The following is a genomic window from Dama dama isolate Ldn47 chromosome 4, ASM3311817v1, whole genome shotgun sequence.
AGGAACTatccccgttttacagatgagaaaactgaaacataGAGAAATTacatgacttgcccaaagtccccCAGCttctaaagtgttagtcactcagtcatgtgcaagcgtttgcgaccccatggactgtagcccgccaagctcctctgtccatgggatttcccaggcaagaatactggagtgggttgccatttcctcttccagaggatcttccctacccagggaatcaaaccctggtcacccagggatcaaaccctgatctcccgcaatgcaggcagcttctttaccatctgagcaccagggaagccctgggcttcAAAGCCCAGCTCTCTGGTTCTAAAGTCCCTGTGTAAGCGATGCTGTCTTATCTCAGGAAATCCTCACAGTGACCTGATCTtgactttacagataaggaaactgaggcacagaaaagtcAAGTTCCATGCCCAAGGTCATGCTAATAGAAAGTAACAGATCCAAATCCAAGTAGCCTGGCCCCCTAGAGCCTCTGTTCCCAACTCCTGAACTACTCACTAGGCCGATGATTTTGGAAGTCATTTTGATgccccgagcctcagtttcctatctataaaatggggctgCTGTGAAAAGTAATGCGATGACATGTGTGACATGCTCAGAGCAGCGTCTGGTACTTGATGAGTGCTGCTGCCATGACACTGCTGTCATCCGACTCCAGGGCCCCTGTTTTGAACGTTATTTCCTAAAAGGAGGAAGTCTGAGCAACCCTGCAGAAGGAAGCCTCTGACTGGGCCCACCGTCCACAGCCGTTCTCCTGCAGCCCACCCCACTACACCACTGCCGGGACCCTGCAGGTGGCCTACCTCCAGAGGGGTAAAGTCATGGTTGACCAAGAACGCCAGGATGGCTGTGGGAATGACGAGGAACTCGACTCGGAACGTGTCGTGGTTCCCATCATAAGTGGCTTTGAACTTGCTGTAAATCATCCAGACTGTGGTGAAAGAGCAGGCAATGTAGACCACCTGTGGggggaggatgaggaggaagCTTCAGCTCCAGGCACAGGGCCCCAGCCCCCAAGAGCTTAGACTGAGGAGTCCggaccccagcccctcctccctcagaccctggggtccagcccccagcccctcctccctcagacccaggatccagacccccagcccctcctccctcagaccctggGGTCCAgcccccaacccctcctccctcagacccaggatccagacccccagcccctcctccctcagacccaggggtccagccctccagcccctcctccctcagacccaggggtccagacccccagcccctcctcctttAGACTAGGagtcctggcccccagcccctcagaCCCAGGAGTCCCAGCCACTGTCACTGCTCCCCTCAGATTCAGCAATCTggacccccagccccctcctccctaAAGCGTGGGACCCATGTTCCCTCCTCCCTGACCCTCCCGGTGGCTCCCCCTCAGAAGGCCTTTACCTTCATGCACGTGTTGTAGAGTGAGATGTAGTTGGTGAAGAGATCCAGGTAGCGGGCAGTAAACACCACAGCAAACAGGACCTGgctcttgcctgaaatccctgtGGTGCAGAGAGGCGGGGTGGGGGAAAGCTGGAGGTGGGCCGCAGGGTCAATACACCAGGGGCCAAGGCCTGGGACAAGCCTGGAGGCGGCTCTGGAGGGCAGCTGTCCCTGGAGGCCTCCCCAGCAGCCGGCTGGAACAGGGCTCTTTCCCACGGCCCACAGCCAGGGGGCAGCCCGGCCCCAAAGCTACTCCAGCCCGAGGCTGTGTCCCGGGCTAGGCCTCGCGGCCACCTCCAACACCCTCAGGGTCCTCCTGCAGTCCGGATCCAAGCTGGGGCCACGGGAGGACCCCCCCACCTTGACCTCTGGCCTCCGGAACAGGTCGCCTGCCTCCCACTCCCTTCCTGGCCGCCACAGTCCACGTCACCAACTTCCAGCCACctccctgcttgccacagctcCCTGTTCCCAGCCCCGGCAACTCTGAGGCCACCCTAATGGGGACCGGGGGAGGCTGAACTCGGTGCCTGGAGCCATCCCCACCAAACTGGATGCAACGCCAGTTTGCGGAAAGGAGCTGACCCCCTGGTGACCCCGGGCCTGGAAGGCGGACCCCCAGCAAGCAGGGACGGGAAAGGGGACCCGTCCCCCTATGCCCCAAACCCTCTCCCCGAGTCTTGGGGTGTCCCCCGCACTCTCCCCCTTCCTCCGGCCCCCGTGAGTGTCTCACCGGCACACGAGCGGGACTTCCAGATTTTGAGCAGTAGCAAGATGATGGCTAGGAGGTGGGAGAGGTCTCCCAAGAATCGGAAGAGATTCATGGTTGGGGGGAtctggcagggctgggctggagggaggctggaggggggcTGCCCCCCGGGGCTGCTGTTCTGGCCGGGCGGCTGGGCTATCAGGTGGGGGCGGGAGAGGTGCCCTCGGATGGGCTCCGCTCCGGGGAGGGGGCTCTCGGAAGGGGGCGCCCAGGCCGGAGCTGGTGGCCGAGCCGGAGCTAGGAAGAGCGAGGAGGGCGGGAGGGGGAGGAGTCCGGGCGGGAGGCTCCGCCCCCGAGGCCGGAGTCTCGGCTCTCTGGCGCCCCCTACCCCCGCTTCTCCGCGCTTGCTGAGTTGGGCGCAGAATGTTCCCCACCGAGGCCGCCCCCTAGGAACTTGCGGGGTCGCTGAGACCCGAAACTCCCAAATCCGGGCGCCTGTTCCCCCAGGCAGTCTGCGCCTCTGTAAAGGTCGCAGCCCAACTGCATAGATTCTGCCCTTGACAGCGATTCGGGAGGCAGGTCTCTGAGCTTTCAAGATCCTACACAAAGACCCAGAGGCTGGCTTTTCAGGGACCTCCAGCTCCAATCCGTCCGAGAGAAGAGAAGGCAGCCTCCGGACCCTCCTCCATCAGATTCAGCAGTCCAGGACCTCAATACCATCCTCTCTTGGGCTCAGGAGTCCAGccgccagcccctcctccctctgacCCAAGAAGAGTTCAGTCCCCGCTTCTTTGGGACTTAGGCTCCCACCCGAGGATTTTGTGTCCCAAGTATCCTAGACCCAGGAATCGAGATACGCAATCCCTTCTTCCCTCTGGGACCCACAAATTCAGGCGCCCAGTCGCTtctttttcagaaatatgagCTTTCACTCCTGCTCTCCGAGACCCTGGAGTTGGTAGCCAGAAGCCCTGACTCtgcaccccacccacccaccccggaACTGCCCCCTCAGAGGCACACACACTCTTGGCAGCCCAGGTGTCCTGCgccacaccccaccccagctcTTTACAGACGCACTGGGCCTAGCCTCCCTCTCTATCAGGAAGGGCAGGAACTGGGCAACTGGTCTTGAGGAACGCTGGGTGAGGGGGAACAGGCTGCGTCTACGAGGAGGGACATGGTGCTTTCTTCCTGGATATCTGAAAAACCATGGGTGATGGATGTCAGGGTCCATCAATAACAGAAGGGGTACAGCGGCATCAGTTTCCTCAGATCGCAGGATGGATAGGGTACTAGAGGGTGACGTCCACGAGTCTTGGACGCGTGGGCACCTGAGGGTGGTTTGTGCTAAGGAGTCAGTTTGTTTGAGGGTCTAAAAGGGACTCAGGCCTGGAGAAGGGGGGCTCTGATTACTGGGTCCCAGGTGGAGAAGGGAGACAGGGCCTTGGGTTCCTGGGACTGAGGAAGGAGGGGGGCTGGATACCTGGTGTCCTAGGTCTGAGCGAGGAGGGGACCGGGGGCTTGGATTCCTGGGTCCTGGACGGGAAGGGGACTTGAATTTCTGGGTCTgagagaggagggggctgggagccTGGATTCCTGGCTTCATGAGGGAGACCTGCTTGCAGGCCTGGCCTCCCGGGGCAATCGAAGCCAAAAGATGGGTCCTAGCGTGACAGAGACTCAAGTCTGGGGATGGCCTCCTGCTTCACAAACCTCagcgtggggagggggcagagggcgGGCAGCCCCCCTGGGCCCTGGGGCGCAGGTCCCAGTCCTGAGTCCCCGactgccccccccccgccccttcccccctccccggATTTATTCGCAGCCCCTCACTCTCCGGTCCCAGAAGGAAGGCagaggctgggagctggggagggggccagCCCTCTCCCCAAGCCATGACAGGAGGAGGGGTCCCCAGGGAGCCCAAGAGAGGGGGCTGTGGGTCTCCCGGCAGGGGCGGACGGGGACTGAATGTTAATCGCATCcctagtgagtgtgtgtgtgtgtgtctgtgtgtgtgtgagaacacagcgAGTGTGCGAGTCCCTCCCGCTCCGGCTCCTCCAAGCCCTGGCCGCCGCCACCGCCCTCCGCCCGCCTGCAGCCTTCCTGGCCACCGGTGCCCGGCTCGCGGGTGTCAGCCCGGGTGGGTCCGCCTGGCCCCCAGGGGTCTCTCGTGCGTCCGCCATCTGCCCGGTGAGGATCTGTGTGTGCGGGTGtctggggctgggctggagggGGGGGTGTGTCTGTAAGGGCTGCGGCGGCTGAGGgagggcgggagggagggaggggtctgtctgtctgtctcgaCCCCGAGCCACCTGCCTGGGTGTCGCgggccccccaggttcctccctCCGAGCCCCCCCAAACCCGGATGGATGGTGTGTACCTGGGCTCTGTGCCTCCTGCCTGCGTCCGGCCGGGCGTCTGGCCGCCTGTGTCCTCCTGTCTGTCCGAACAGCCCCTGACGGCAGTGGCAGCCTGGCCTCATCAGAccctccagtgtgtgtgtgtgtgtgtgtgtgtgtgtgtgtgtgtgtgtctccctccTCAAGCTCCGGGGGTGTTTAGGGGAATCCCAGGGAAGTGAGGTGGtgcgtgtatgcgtgtgtgtatatgtgtgtgtctgcctgtatTTGAGAGTGGGGGCGTGGGGGGGGGTGTCTGGAGGTGGGAGGTGGCCAAGCAGGAAGGGGCAAGCAGTCGCCCAGACAGGCTGTCTCCCGCCTGCCCCTTACGCAAACACACACACCGGCCACCGGCTTCAGAGGTgacccagacagacagacagacacagacttgGGGGGGTGCCACGGAGGGCACAGAGTGGGGGGTTGCGAATGAGCCAGGGAGAGGCGGGACCGGACACATGGACGGGGGGGAGGAGCCGGGGCTGAAGCGGCAGAGGGGGGCACCCCAGGTGGGCGGAGGGGGGATCCCCACGGGGTCGGGGCGGCGAGAGGACACCCCGACAGCCTCCGCAATGTCCGGGGCCCAACTTCCAGCGCAACATGTGTAGCTGCGTCCTCGCCTAGCCGGGGTGGCCTCAACcttgggggacaggcagggcagGACGGACCGAGGAAGAGAGCCGGAGCCAGGGAGCCAGGGACAGGCAGGAGGTCCcggccgccaccgccgccgccccagggcctggcccccaacacacacaccccgcGGCTCCCTGAGCCCCCCGCCGAATCTTCGGGTCGCTGGACTCCGGTTCCGTTCCTGGCACCCCCGCAACACCCCCCCAGAACAGGGTCATGAAAAGGTAAGGCTGGGGTAGGGctgcaggggagggggtgggaacgtgggccgccccccaccccgccccagatTTAGGACAGGGAAAGTTGGCAAGGGGCCTCAGTTGGAGGGAGAGGGTTGGAATGGTGGACAGGGGTCTCTGGGGGAAATCTCTGCCCCCTATCTGCTTCTCCCTCGTTTAGCCCTTTTCCCAGATCTCTGCACCCCAGATCTCCTAACCCCCCATTGCTGACACTTTGATCCTTCTCCCCAGCCCCATACACCTGACACCCCGTCTCTCTAtcccccatctctccctctcaccttccctctctgagccgtcccccaccccactgcccgcATCAGCCTCCCCCCTCAGCCcgtcctcctccctctctccagctccatctcccctccctcctccgcTGCGAGTCAGCTATTAATACCCCTGCCAAAGACCTTGAGAGTATCCAGGCCTTGGCACCCCTCGCCCCAAGCTCCCATCCCTTCCTCAAGGTTCTGGAATACCCTTCTAGCCTCTTCCAAGCACCAGGATTAGGGTGGGGAGAgaatggggttggggggggcgggAGCCGTCCGCAGCACGATGCGAACTGGGAGGGGGGGTGGGAAACGCGGGCTGTGGATCGAAGTGGCCTCTCCTCTCTTCTGTGATGGATCTGGAGGAAGTGATGGAGACAGGGACACCCCAGGAATCTCtagcaccctcctcctcctcagctggGGGACAGACTGTACTGTGCACAGGACCTGAGTGGGGCGACTTGGAGAGGCTGGAGCTGGGGCGGGGGTTGCCCAGGATACTGGACGAATGGGGTTTGAGACCACAAGGGGTCCTTAAGGGAGGAGAGGGCTATGGGCCTGGATTCCTGGGTCCTGGGCGTAAAGGAGGCTGGGTCCCTGGATTCCTGAGTCTGGGGGCAGGAGAGAGCCGGCACTCCTGGGTCTTGGGAAAGGACGGGGCTGAGCATCCACAGTCCCGGGTGGGTCCAGGGGAAAGAAGAGGCCTGAGAGCCAGGACTCCCGAGTCGATGGGAGAAGTTGGGAGGATGGGGCTTCTGTGTCTGAGGGAAGAGGGGGCTGGAGGTGCAGTGTCCTGAGCCCCTTGACGGGGCAGAGGACGAGGGTCTGGACTCTTTGGCCCCGTGCGGATGGAAATGGGGACTGAGACTCACGAGGAGGTGGCGATTGGAGGCCTGAATAATGTGATCCCCAAGGGTGCAGGTTTGGGGTTTGGAACGCCAGAGTCCCCCAGCGGCTGGGGCTGCCATCCATCCCTGGAGGGGTGGGAGACTGTCCTCCTGAATCCCTCACCGGAGAGAactgggcatccagcctcttgagAAGGGTGGGGCAGGAGCTGCCCTCTTGGGCTTCAGTCAAGGAGCAGGACCCCAGGGTCCCCAAGGCCAGAGGCTGGGTAGGGGTGAGtctcagagaggcagagaagaggcTGAGGGGTGAGCGGCCaccaggaagggaggggagagagagtgttatcctggggaggggggagcgCCAGGCCACAGCTGTGGGTTATTTTGGGGCAGAGGGGGGCTATTCTGAGCACTGATTGAACCAGCTGCTTGGGGAagggcagaggagaggaggggcGAGGGGGAGCCAGGATTGAAGCATGCTaggagcccccacccccaccccttgggAGACAGTGCCCCAGGGTCCCTGGGAaggcctggg
Proteins encoded in this region:
- the KDELR1 gene encoding ER lumen protein-retaining receptor 1, which gives rise to MNLFRFLGDLSHLLAIILLLLKIWKSRSCAGISGKSQVLFAVVFTARYLDLFTNYISLYNTCMKVVYIACSFTTVWMIYSKFKATYDGNHDTFRVEFLVIPTAILAFLVNHDFTPLEILWTFSIYLESVAILPQLFMVSKTGEAETITSHYLFALGVYRTLYLFNWIWRYHFEGFFDLIAIVAGLVQTVLYCDFFYLYITKVLKGKKLSLPA